In Planococcus versutus, the DNA window CTTTTCCCAAAAATAGTAGCTCGTCTCGAAGAGTTTCTTTCTGAAGAACAATTACAAAATATTCATTACGTTAATAATTTTACCTTTTATTGGCGAAACGGCAATTTTCATCCACCAACGATTTTAAAACATTTTTCTAGTTTGATTGATCCTCTTGTAGAGAAAGAATTGAGTTTTCGAACTTGGGGACATATCGAGTGGCGAGATAATGATGAACTTACTAAAGAGCTTAACGAATATGAACAAGCAATTAATGAGCTGATTCCGCAAATTCAAGCGATTTCGGTATGTGCTTACGATGCTTCCCGTCTTACCGTTTCACTGAAAGAATTATTGATTAATTGTCATGATTTCTTAATGACAGATGGTGAAATTTCTCCACTTGCAAAATAAGGATGTCGAAAAAAAGAATCTCTCCATTGGAGTAGATTCTTTTTTTGAAGAAGAAGATACCTCTTTCTTTACTTATCAGAATATTGACAATAGTATAAAAGAGAATAATATATGAAGTAACCAAGTTTCTATATAAACATGTTCTAAACATCAAAAGCCTACGAGTT includes these proteins:
- a CDS encoding MEDS domain-containing protein, which encodes MEKEIIAIQDKQQLSKGDHIFYYVEDLTSYIDNAISYVEEGIKQGDQVLFVENERLFPKIVARLEEFLSEEQLQNIHYVNNFTFYWRNGNFHPPTILKHFSSLIDPLVEKELSFRTWGHIEWRDNDELTKELNEYEQAINELIPQIQAISVCAYDASRLTVSLKELLINCHDFLMTDGEISPLAK